From one Paenibacillus sp. FSL K6-1330 genomic stretch:
- a CDS encoding epoxide hydrolase, whose product MKIQPFSFQIEPAAIDDLYQRLDMTRWPDEIPGGQWDYGIPLDFMKEMTAYWRHEFDWEAFQRSIQAYPNYIAEINGVDIHFIHIKGSGEHPIPLLIAHGWPSSFYEMLELIPYLTNPEQFGGHTETSFDVVIPSIPGHGFSGIELRPGFEDRQAGELLMKLMTELGYERFGAHGYDIGASILGLMCLDHPDRFIGYHTTSPGNPSPYLDSNSTLSAEEAEFLDYQKQWGREEGAYAHILGTRPQTAAYGLHDSPVALAAFILEKWHYWTSPEDGDVLQHFNKAQLMANVSIYWLTQSINASNRYYYEGKHTRWPGPKESSPVPHGVTLSAQRNERPPRSYVERIFPNVIHWKDLNAGGHFIAAEQPAWIAEQIMAFFKLLRD is encoded by the coding sequence ATGAAGATCCAACCGTTTTCTTTTCAAATCGAGCCCGCTGCCATCGATGATTTATATCAGCGCCTGGACATGACCCGATGGCCTGACGAAATCCCCGGCGGACAATGGGATTATGGAATCCCCCTGGATTTCATGAAAGAAATGACCGCCTACTGGAGGCATGAGTTCGATTGGGAAGCCTTCCAGCGCTCCATTCAGGCCTATCCGAATTATATCGCTGAAATCAATGGAGTGGACATTCACTTCATACATATTAAAGGCAGCGGTGAACACCCCATCCCGCTCCTCATCGCCCACGGTTGGCCCAGCTCCTTCTATGAAATGCTGGAGCTTATCCCTTACCTCACGAATCCTGAGCAATTTGGCGGCCATACGGAAACTTCCTTCGACGTTGTCATTCCATCGATCCCGGGCCATGGATTCTCAGGTATCGAACTGCGTCCGGGCTTTGAAGATCGCCAGGCGGGGGAACTGCTCATGAAACTCATGACAGAGCTCGGTTACGAACGATTCGGTGCACACGGCTATGATATCGGAGCCAGCATTCTGGGACTCATGTGTCTCGACCATCCCGACCGTTTCATCGGCTATCACACCACATCGCCAGGGAATCCCAGTCCCTATCTGGATTCGAACTCAACGCTTTCAGCCGAGGAGGCCGAGTTCCTCGACTATCAGAAGCAATGGGGACGCGAGGAGGGCGCTTACGCCCATATTCTGGGCACGCGGCCGCAGACGGCAGCTTATGGATTGCATGATTCACCCGTAGCGCTCGCCGCGTTCATTCTGGAAAAATGGCACTACTGGACATCTCCCGAGGATGGCGATGTGTTGCAGCATTTCAACAAGGCGCAGCTCATGGCCAACGTCTCCATCTACTGGTTAACCCAGAGCATCAACGCCTCGAACCGCTATTATTATGAAGGCAAGCATACGAGGTGGCCGGGGCCCAAAGAAAGTTCACCTGTACCGCATGGTGTCACCTTAAGTGCTCAGCGGAACGAGCGTCCGCCCCGATCATATGTAGAACGGATCTTCCCGAATGTGATCCACTGGAAGGATCTAAATGCGGGTGGGCACTTCATTGCAGCAGAACAACCGGCCTGGATTGCTGAGCAAATCATGGCTTTCTTCAAGTTGCTCCGCGATTAG